One genomic region from Paramormyrops kingsleyae isolate MSU_618 chromosome 24, PKINGS_0.4, whole genome shotgun sequence encodes:
- the LOC111839501 gene encoding uncharacterized protein, which produces MSSKLANCSVAGLAKINVQHCMNSAFGGGGRKRSAIGSPNRTDDGLSFELKGEKVECHQPLFCETSLSMSSLRVRLGPTIQSTLAAAVDTLLSEVALVLNDALTETQQELATREQENERLKLRLEVSEGELKALQECLSSAQKIIEQLPIPLPGQGPAAALHHACLPGAPADRSAAQLLGHRIQDDSSIRCLPGCDAEISRSLGEAFPGLDSGDEVKVGQLSIQADGTVTTHPLNISSPATWTDVTRTDECSTGKRLKTGFSLGTNMTGQGTPARFVIKQEQDHGPVHQSRPGAGDGLMGAPESEQSARNVGELGRIHVVDEVHPAPHSLHPEGRRLSMEPGQGKGAPQGAAGSAQLSERPHLCLECGKTFRLISSLKKHIRIHTGEKPYPCGVCGRRFRESGALKTHQRIHTGEKPYSCSDCGTSFRHLDGLRKHRRTHTGEKPYPCSVCGKRLSRLQHLKHHQRIHTGERPCRCHHCHKSFTEPAALRKHLRTHRDEPGASQPGPGTGPGAADDFGCLQATTLSPQMAFGMWGEDGEEGAALNCVEER; this is translated from the exons ATGAGTTCTAAGCTAGCAAACTGTAGCGTTGCCGGACTGgcaaaaataaatgtacaacATTGTATGAACTCAGCTTTTGGTGGTGGCGGTCGGAAACGGAGCGCGATCGGCTCCCCGAACCGCACCGACGACGGTCTGAGCTTTGAGTTGAAGGGGGAGAAGGTGGAATGCCATCAGCCCCTGTTCTGCGAGACCAGCCTCTCCATGTCCTCCCTGAGAGTCCGCCTCGGGCCGACCATCCAAAGCACGCTGGCCGCCGCGGTGGACACGCTGCTGAGCGAGGTGGCTTTGGTGCTGAATGACGCCCTGACCGAGACCCAACAGGAACTAGCCACCAGGGAGCAGGAGAACGAGAGGCTGAAGCTGCGCTTGGAGGTGTCCGAAGGCGAGCTGAAAGCCCTGCAGGAGTGCCTCAGCAGCGCGCAGAAGATCATCGAGCAGCTTCCAATTCCACTGCCTGGTCAGGGTCCGGCCGCTGCCCTGCACCACGCCTGCCTACCCGGCGCCCCCGCCGACAGGAGCGCCGCTCAGCTTCTCGGCCATCGGATCCAGGACGATTCCAGCATCCGCTGCCTGCCGGGCTGCGACGCGGAGATAAGCAGATCACTGGGCGAAGCTTTCCCGGGCTTGGACTCCGGGGATGAGGTGAAGGTTGGCCAGCTGTCCATTCAGGCAGATGGGACGGTCACTACTCACCCTCTGAACATCAGCTCTCCTGCTACATGGACGGATGTTACCAGGACCG ATGAATGTTCTACAGGGAAAAGACTGAAGACAGGATTCAGCCTGGGGACAAATATGACCGGGCAGGGCACTCCAGCGAGGTTTGTGATCAAGCAGGAGCAAGACCACGGGCCTGTGCATCAGAGCCGACCAGGTGCGGGAGATGGCCTCATGGGGGCGCCAGAGAGTGAGCAGAGCGCCCGCAACGTAGGCGAGCTGGGACGCATCCACGTGGTGGACGAGGTGCACCCTGCACCCCATTCGCTTCACCCGGAGGGGCGTCGACTGTCTATGGAACCCGGCCAGGGGAAGGGCGCCCCCCAGGGGGCGGCTGGGTCGGCGCAGCTTAGCGAGCGGCCTCACCTCTGTCTGGAGTGCGGCAAAACATTCCGGCTGATCTCCAGCCTGAAGAAGCACATCCGCATCCACACGGGCGAGAAGCCGTATCCGTGCGGAGTGTGCGGCCGGCGCTTCCGCGAGTCGGGCGCCCTCAAGACGCACCAGCGCATCCATACGGGTGAGAAGCCCTACTCCTGCTCCGACTGCGGCACCAGCTTTCGGCATCTGGATGGGCTGCGGAAGCACCGGCGCACGCACACTGGCGAGAAGCCCTACCCGTGCAGCGTGTGCGGCAAGCGCCTCAGCCGCCTGCAGCACCTCAAACACCACCAGCGCATCCACACCGGCGAGCGGCCCTGCCGCTGCCACCACTGCCACAAGAGCTTCACCGAGCCGGCGGCGCTGCGCAAGCACCTGCGCACACACAGGGACGAGCCCGGCGCCTCCCAGCCCGGTCCGGGGACCGGCCCCGGCGCCGCGGACGACTTCGGCTGTCTGCAGGCCACCACGCTGTCGCCGCAGATGGCGTTCGGGATGTGGGGGGAGGACGGGGAGGAGGGGGCCGCATTAAACTGCGTCGAGGAACGATGA